In Candidatus Cloacimonadota bacterium, the following proteins share a genomic window:
- a CDS encoding type II and III secretion system protein → MNKIMIATSCLTLIFGGWLFAQNTAQYIQEKVSMSEMTHINNAVRILENFSEEEEGKKLINLSSYNGNINVPIQNMQWRQALELIALQNKLVLEEGVGYLAFRDTKESVIAAANALEELDPETKQLVEDALTKQVRIKAVAMLADRSYLKNLGIDWSSVFNGKVTVKAGFAGASQLSSPLTLSGSGTADVGDYSVDINTLIRTIESNQKGSILAEPSILVSSGKTGRIQVGQDISIKTADEAGNTLDSFFSTGIIMDVSPLVVDVNGEDLIMMKLSIERSSGQPSEISTVITKSTSSTELIMYDNEETVIAGLFDTDEVVTRSGIPILKDLPWWFLGIRYLTGYNSVERKERELIITIKAEIVDSALDRLLESRAMDAEVQP, encoded by the coding sequence GATTGCTACAAGCTGCCTGACTCTGATTTTCGGTGGATGGCTCTTTGCCCAAAACACAGCACAGTATATACAGGAAAAAGTAAGTATGTCCGAAATGACGCATATCAACAATGCTGTGCGAATCCTGGAGAACTTTAGTGAAGAGGAAGAAGGGAAAAAACTGATTAACCTATCTAGCTACAACGGCAACATCAATGTCCCCATACAAAATATGCAATGGCGACAAGCGCTCGAATTGATCGCATTACAGAATAAATTGGTTTTGGAAGAAGGGGTAGGTTATTTGGCTTTTAGAGACACCAAAGAATCTGTGATAGCAGCTGCAAATGCGCTGGAAGAACTGGATCCCGAAACCAAACAATTGGTGGAAGATGCTCTCACCAAACAGGTGAGGATCAAAGCAGTGGCCATGCTTGCCGACAGAAGCTATCTGAAAAATCTGGGTATCGACTGGTCAAGCGTATTTAACGGAAAAGTAACCGTGAAAGCAGGATTTGCAGGTGCTTCGCAGCTGAGTTCTCCCCTTACTTTGAGTGGTTCCGGTACTGCAGATGTGGGCGACTATAGTGTGGATATAAACACTCTAATCCGTACCATCGAGTCGAACCAGAAGGGTAGTATCCTTGCTGAACCCAGTATCCTGGTGAGCAGCGGAAAAACTGGGCGTATCCAGGTTGGTCAGGACATCTCAATAAAAACAGCCGATGAAGCGGGTAACACTTTAGATTCTTTCTTCTCTACAGGTATTATCATGGACGTAAGTCCTTTAGTTGTAGATGTGAATGGTGAAGACCTGATCATGATGAAACTCTCTATAGAGCGTTCCAGCGGGCAGCCCTCTGAGATTTCCACAGTTATCACCAAAAGCACTTCTTCCACGGAACTGATCATGTATGATAATGAAGAAACAGTGATTGCCGGGCTCTTTGACACGGATGAGGTTGTCACACGCAGTGGAATACCGATACTGAAGGATTTACCTTGGTGGTTCCTTGGAATTCGCTACCTTACTGGTTACAATTCGGTGGAACGTAAAGAACGCGAACTTATCATCACTATTAAAGCTGAGATTGTTGATTCTGCCTTGGACCGTTTACTGGAAAGCAGAGCAATGGATGCGGAAGTGCAACCGTAG